In Streptomyces nojiriensis, one genomic interval encodes:
- the nuoH gene encoding NADH-quinone oxidoreductase subunit NuoH: protein MNTVQLAAEDLSLFGKDVWWLVLLKAVFCFAFLMVTVLFSIVWERKVVAWMQLRIGPNRHGPWGMLQSLADGVKLMLKEDLIVKRADKVIYVLAPIIAAIPAFMAIAVIPFGPADDEISIFGQRTTMQLTDLPIAMLYILAVASVGIYGIVLAGWSSGSTYPLLGGLRSCAQMISYEIAMGAAFASVFLYSGSMSTSAIVEAQADRWFIVLLPVSFIIYVVTMVGETNRAPFDMPESEGDLVGGFNTEYSSIKFALFMLAEYVNMVTVSAVSVTLFLGGWRAPYPISSFWEGANHGWWPMLWFVLKVQLLLFFFIWLRGTLPRVRYDQLMKLGWKVLIPVSVVWLMLVATVRALRNEAYDFSEIVLYVGGAVVAILLLSFVADVFRDKREKKTAAAEAVHDAEPFDPLAGGFPVPPKPGQHLAPVPRRRSRTERELIVSGGTNTDSDREEA, encoded by the coding sequence GTGAACACCGTTCAACTCGCTGCCGAGGACCTGTCCCTGTTCGGCAAGGACGTCTGGTGGCTCGTCCTCCTGAAGGCGGTCTTCTGCTTCGCCTTCCTGATGGTGACGGTGCTCTTCTCCATCGTGTGGGAGCGCAAGGTCGTCGCCTGGATGCAGCTGCGCATCGGCCCGAACCGGCACGGACCCTGGGGCATGCTCCAGTCGCTCGCCGACGGCGTGAAGCTGATGCTCAAGGAAGACCTGATCGTCAAGCGGGCCGACAAGGTCATCTACGTCCTGGCCCCGATCATCGCGGCGATCCCGGCCTTCATGGCCATCGCGGTGATCCCCTTCGGGCCCGCGGACGACGAGATCTCCATCTTCGGCCAGCGCACCACGATGCAGCTGACCGACCTGCCCATCGCGATGCTCTACATCCTCGCGGTGGCCTCGGTCGGCATCTACGGCATCGTGCTGGCGGGCTGGTCCTCCGGCTCCACCTACCCGCTCCTCGGCGGCCTGCGCTCCTGCGCGCAGATGATCTCCTACGAGATCGCGATGGGCGCGGCCTTCGCCTCGGTCTTCCTCTACTCCGGATCGATGTCGACCTCGGCGATCGTCGAGGCCCAGGCGGACCGCTGGTTCATCGTCCTGCTGCCGGTGTCCTTCATCATCTACGTCGTCACGATGGTCGGCGAGACGAACCGCGCCCCCTTCGACATGCCGGAGTCCGAGGGCGACCTGGTCGGCGGTTTCAACACCGAGTACTCGTCCATCAAGTTCGCGCTGTTCATGCTGGCCGAGTACGTCAACATGGTCACCGTCTCGGCGGTCTCGGTCACCCTCTTCCTGGGCGGCTGGCGGGCCCCGTACCCGATCAGCTCCTTCTGGGAGGGCGCGAACCACGGCTGGTGGCCGATGCTCTGGTTCGTCCTCAAGGTGCAGCTGCTGCTGTTCTTCTTCATCTGGCTGCGCGGCACGCTGCCCCGCGTGCGCTACGACCAGCTGATGAAGCTCGGCTGGAAGGTACTGATCCCGGTCTCGGTGGTCTGGCTGATGCTGGTGGCCACCGTCCGGGCGCTGCGCAACGAGGCGTACGACTTCAGCGAGATCGTCCTCTACGTCGGCGGCGCCGTCGTGGCGATCCTGCTCCTCTCCTTCGTCGCGGACGTCTTCCGCGACAAGCGGGAGAAGAAGACGGCGGCCGCCGAAGCGGTGCACGACGCCGAGCCCTTCGACCCGCTGGCGGGCGGCTTCCCCGTACCGCCCAAGCCCGGCCAGCACCTGGCACCCGTACCGCGCAGGCGGTCCCGCACCGAGCGGGAGCTGATTGTCAGTGGTGGGACGAATACTGACAGTGACCGAGAGGAGGCTTGA
- a CDS encoding NADH-quinone oxidoreductase subunit A, whose amino-acid sequence MNAYAPILVLGALGAGFAIFSVVMATLIGPKRYNRAKLEAYECGIEPTPMPAGGGRFPIKYYLTAMLFIVFDIEVVFLYPWAVTFDSLGIFGLVEMLLFVLTVFVAYAYVWRRGGLEWD is encoded by the coding sequence GTGAATGCGTACGCACCCATCCTCGTGCTCGGCGCCCTCGGCGCAGGGTTTGCGATCTTCTCCGTGGTCATGGCCACGCTGATCGGTCCAAAACGGTACAACCGGGCAAAGCTTGAAGCCTACGAATGCGGCATCGAGCCGACGCCGATGCCGGCCGGCGGCGGCCGCTTCCCCATCAAGTACTACCTGACGGCGATGCTCTTCATCGTCTTCGACATCGAGGTTGTCTTCCTCTACCCCTGGGCCGTCACCTTCGACTCCCTGGGGATCTTCGGGCTCGTCGAGATGCTGCTCTTCGTGCTCACCGTCTTCGTCGCCTACGCCTACGTGTGGCGCCGCGGCGGCCTGGAATGGGACTGA
- a CDS encoding NADH-quinone oxidoreductase subunit D: protein MSTSNHASADHASARETTEGTVYTVTGGDWDEIVQSAAKADDERIVVNMGPQHPSTHGVLRLILEIDGETVTEARCGIGYLHTGIEKNLEFRNWTQGTTFVTRMDYLTPFFNETAYCLGVERLLGITDQIPDRATVIRVLLMELNRLSSHLVCIATGGMELGATTIMIYGFRDRELILDIFELITGLRMNHAFVRPGGLAQDLPPGAVDQLREFLKTMKKNLPEYDKLATGNPIFKARMQDVGYLDLTGCMALGATGPILRSAGLPHDLRKSDPYCGYENYEFDVPTTDTCDSYGRFLIRLEEMRQSLRIVEQCLERLEPGPVMVADKKIAWPAQLAMGPDGLGNSLDHIRNIMGTSMEALIHHFKLVTEGFRVPPGQAYAAVESPKGELGVHVVSDGGTRPYRVHFRDPSFTNLQAMAAMCEGGQVADVIVAVASIDPVMGGVDR, encoded by the coding sequence ATGTCCACGTCAAATCACGCCTCCGCCGATCACGCCTCCGCGCGCGAGACGACCGAGGGCACCGTCTACACCGTCACCGGCGGCGACTGGGACGAGATCGTCCAGTCCGCGGCCAAGGCCGACGACGAGAGGATCGTCGTCAACATGGGTCCGCAGCACCCCTCCACCCACGGAGTGCTGCGCCTGATCCTGGAGATCGACGGCGAGACGGTCACCGAGGCCCGCTGCGGCATCGGCTACCTGCACACCGGCATCGAGAAGAACCTCGAATTCCGGAACTGGACGCAGGGCACCACCTTCGTGACGCGCATGGACTACCTGACGCCGTTCTTCAACGAGACGGCGTACTGCCTCGGCGTCGAGAGGCTGCTCGGCATCACCGACCAGATCCCGGACCGCGCCACCGTCATCCGCGTCCTGCTGATGGAGCTCAACCGGCTCTCCTCCCACCTGGTGTGCATCGCCACCGGCGGCATGGAGCTGGGCGCGACCACGATCATGATCTACGGCTTCCGCGACCGCGAGCTGATCCTCGACATCTTCGAGCTGATCACCGGACTGCGCATGAACCACGCGTTCGTCCGCCCCGGCGGCCTCGCCCAGGACCTCCCCCCGGGCGCCGTCGACCAGCTGCGCGAGTTCCTCAAGACCATGAAGAAGAACCTGCCGGAGTACGACAAGCTCGCCACCGGCAATCCCATCTTCAAGGCCCGCATGCAGGACGTCGGCTACCTCGACCTCACCGGCTGCATGGCGCTCGGCGCCACCGGCCCGATCCTGCGCTCCGCCGGCCTGCCGCACGACCTGCGCAAGTCGGACCCGTACTGCGGCTACGAGAACTACGAGTTCGACGTGCCGACCACCGACACCTGCGACTCCTACGGGCGGTTCCTGATCCGCCTGGAGGAGATGCGCCAGTCGCTGCGGATCGTCGAGCAGTGCCTGGAGCGCCTGGAGCCCGGACCGGTGATGGTCGCCGACAAGAAGATCGCCTGGCCGGCGCAGCTCGCGATGGGCCCGGACGGTCTCGGCAACTCGCTCGACCACATCAGGAACATCATGGGCACCTCCATGGAGGCCCTCATCCACCACTTCAAGCTGGTGACCGAGGGCTTCCGGGTACCGCCCGGCCAGGCGTACGCGGCCGTCGAGTCACCCAAGGGCGAGCTCGGAGTGCACGTCGTCTCCGACGGCGGGACCCGCCCCTACCGGGTCCACTTCCGCGACCCGTCCTTCACCAACCTGCAGGCCATGGCCGCGATGTGCGAGGGCGGCCAGGTCGCCGACGTCATCGTCGCCGTCGCCTCCATCGACCCCGTGATGGGAGGCGTCGACCGATGA
- a CDS encoding NADH-quinone oxidoreductase subunit J has product MSAIAASATSMTSTGEAIQFWILGTVAVIGALATILMKKAVHSALSLAGTMIILAVFYLANGAYFLGVVQVIVYTGAIMMLFLFVVMLVGVTAADSLKETIKGQRWLAALCGLGFGILLIAGIANAGLTHFNGLGRVNSGGHIEGLAQLIFTKYVFAFEITGALLITAAVGAMVLTHRERTERAATQRELAEKRVREGVQLPPLPAPGVYARHNAVDVAGLLPDGTPSELTVNRTLRARGQIRDVSSQAIDDLKALEQASSERLGREEASK; this is encoded by the coding sequence ATGAGCGCCATCGCCGCTTCCGCCACCTCCATGACCTCCACGGGCGAGGCGATCCAGTTCTGGATCCTCGGCACGGTCGCCGTGATCGGCGCACTGGCCACGATCCTGATGAAGAAGGCCGTGCACAGCGCCCTCAGCCTGGCCGGGACGATGATCATCCTGGCCGTCTTCTACCTCGCCAACGGGGCGTACTTCCTCGGCGTCGTCCAGGTCATCGTCTACACCGGCGCGATCATGATGCTCTTCCTCTTCGTGGTCATGCTCGTCGGCGTCACCGCCGCCGACTCCCTGAAGGAGACCATCAAGGGGCAGCGCTGGCTGGCCGCCCTGTGCGGGCTCGGCTTCGGCATCCTGCTGATCGCCGGCATCGCCAACGCCGGGCTCACCCACTTCAACGGGCTCGGCCGGGTCAACTCGGGCGGGCACATCGAGGGCCTGGCGCAGCTGATCTTCACCAAGTACGTCTTCGCCTTCGAGATCACCGGCGCGCTGCTGATCACCGCAGCCGTCGGCGCGATGGTGCTCACCCACCGCGAGCGCACCGAACGGGCCGCCACCCAGCGCGAACTCGCCGAGAAGCGGGTCCGCGAGGGCGTCCAGCTCCCGCCGCTGCCCGCGCCCGGCGTCTACGCCCGGCACAACGCGGTGGACGTCGCCGGACTGCTGCCGGACGGCACCCCGTCCGAGCTGACCGTCAACCGCACGCTGCGCGCCCGCGGCCAGATCCGGGACGTCTCCAGCCAGGCGATCGACGACCTCAAGGCACTGGAGCAGGCCTCCTCGGAGCGCCTCGGCCGTGAGGAGGCCTCGAAGTGA
- a CDS encoding NuoB/complex I 20 kDa subunit family protein has protein sequence MGLEEKLPSGFLLTTVEQAAGWVRKSSVFPATFGLACCAIEMMTTGAGRYDLARFGMEVFRGSPRQADLMIVAGRVSQKMAPVLRQVYDQMPAPKWVISMGVCASSGGMFNNYAIVQGVDHIVPVDIYLPGCPPRPEMLMDAILKLHQKIQGGKLGVNREEAAREAEEAALKALPTIEMKGLLR, from the coding sequence ATGGGACTGGAAGAAAAGCTGCCGAGCGGCTTCCTGCTGACCACCGTCGAACAGGCCGCGGGATGGGTGCGCAAGTCGTCCGTCTTCCCGGCGACCTTCGGTCTGGCCTGCTGCGCCATCGAGATGATGACCACCGGAGCGGGCCGGTACGACCTGGCCCGCTTCGGCATGGAGGTCTTCCGCGGCTCCCCGCGCCAGGCCGATCTGATGATCGTGGCCGGGCGGGTCAGCCAGAAGATGGCGCCGGTGCTGCGGCAGGTGTACGACCAGATGCCCGCTCCCAAATGGGTCATCTCCATGGGGGTTTGTGCATCTTCGGGCGGAATGTTCAACAACTACGCGATCGTCCAGGGCGTCGACCACATCGTCCCGGTGGACATCTATCTGCCCGGCTGCCCGCCGCGCCCCGAGATGCTGATGGACGCGATCCTCAAGCTCCACCAGAAGATCCAGGGCGGAAAGCTCGGCGTGAACCGGGAGGAAGCGGCCCGTGAGGCGGAGGAGGCGGCCCTCAAGGCCCTCCCCACCATCGAGATGAAGGGGCTGCTCCGGTGA
- a CDS encoding NADH-quinone oxidoreductase subunit G: MTVTTPAASGGGAAVPPENTVSLTIDGVELSVPKGTLVIRAAEQLGIEIPRFCDHPLLSPAGACRQCIVEVEGQRKPMASCTITCTDGMVVKTQLTSEVADKSQRGVMELLLINHPLDCPVCDKGGECPLQNQAMSHGNAESRFEGKKRTYEKPVPISTQVLLDRERCVLCARCTRFSNEIAGDPMIELLERGALQQVGTGEGDPFESYFSGNTIQICPVGALTSAAYRFRSRPFDLVSSPSVCEHCAGGCATRTDHRRGKVLRRLAAEDPEVNEEWICDKGRFGFRYAQRPDRLTTPLVRSAAGVLEPASWPEALEAAANGLAAARGRAGVLTGGRLTVEDAYAYAKFARVVLDTNDIDFRARVHSAEEADFLASEVAGYGVDLGGQRLSYTALEAAPAVLLVGIEAEEEAPGVFLRLRKAHRKRKQRTFSVAPFATRGLQKAGGTLLAAAPGTEPEWLDALASRTGLETGGAEAAEALRQPGAVILVGERLAGVPGALTAAVRAAGVTGATLVWIPRRAGERAAIEAGALPSLLPGGRPATDPRARDEVATAWGLDELPHRYGRDTGQIVEAAATRELSALLIAGVEVADLPDPARARTALQEAFVVSLELRPGEVTDHADVVLPVAAVAEKSGAFINWEGRVRPFEAALKPDQMTRRLAPADARVLHMLADAADRPIALPDVHAVRREIDRLGPWAGERAAAQSADTVALPRPGTGEAVLAGHRLLLDLGRLQEGDDALAGTRHEASARLSAATAAETGVKDGDVLAVTGPAGSVELPLRITEMPDRVVWLPLNSTGSGVLADAGARPGTLVRIGPATPAGAGDTTAEVGA; the protein is encoded by the coding sequence ATGACCGTCACCACTCCAGCGGCCTCCGGGGGCGGAGCGGCGGTTCCACCGGAGAACACCGTCTCGCTGACCATCGACGGGGTCGAACTGTCCGTGCCCAAGGGCACCCTCGTCATCCGGGCCGCCGAGCAGCTCGGCATCGAGATCCCCCGGTTCTGCGACCACCCCCTCCTCTCCCCGGCCGGCGCCTGCCGCCAGTGCATCGTCGAGGTCGAGGGCCAGCGCAAGCCGATGGCCTCCTGCACCATCACCTGCACCGACGGCATGGTCGTCAAGACCCAGCTGACCTCCGAGGTCGCCGACAAGTCCCAGCGCGGGGTGATGGAGCTGCTGCTCATCAACCACCCGCTGGACTGTCCGGTCTGCGACAAGGGCGGCGAGTGCCCGCTGCAGAACCAGGCGATGTCGCACGGCAACGCCGAATCGCGGTTCGAGGGCAAGAAGCGCACCTACGAGAAGCCGGTCCCGATCTCCACCCAGGTGCTGCTGGACCGCGAGCGGTGCGTGCTGTGCGCGCGCTGCACCCGCTTCTCCAACGAGATCGCCGGCGACCCGATGATCGAGCTGCTGGAACGCGGCGCGCTCCAGCAGGTCGGCACCGGCGAGGGCGACCCCTTCGAGTCGTACTTCTCGGGCAACACCATCCAGATCTGCCCGGTCGGCGCCCTCACCTCGGCCGCCTACCGGTTCCGCTCCCGCCCCTTCGACCTCGTCTCCTCCCCGAGCGTGTGCGAGCACTGCGCGGGCGGCTGCGCGACCCGCACCGACCACCGGCGCGGCAAGGTGCTGCGCCGCCTCGCCGCCGAGGACCCCGAGGTCAACGAGGAGTGGATCTGCGACAAGGGCCGCTTCGGGTTCCGCTACGCGCAGCGCCCGGACCGGCTGACCACCCCGCTGGTGCGCAGCGCCGCCGGGGTGCTCGAGCCGGCGAGCTGGCCCGAGGCCCTGGAAGCCGCGGCCAACGGACTCGCCGCCGCGCGCGGCCGGGCCGGGGTGCTGACCGGCGGCCGGCTCACCGTCGAGGACGCCTACGCGTACGCCAAGTTCGCGCGGGTGGTGCTCGACACCAACGACATCGACTTCCGGGCCCGCGTGCACAGCGCGGAGGAGGCCGATTTCCTGGCCTCGGAGGTCGCCGGGTACGGGGTCGACCTCGGCGGGCAGCGGCTCTCGTACACCGCCCTGGAGGCGGCCCCGGCCGTGCTGCTCGTCGGCATCGAGGCGGAGGAGGAGGCCCCCGGCGTCTTCCTGCGGCTGCGCAAGGCCCACCGCAAGCGGAAGCAGCGGACCTTCTCCGTCGCCCCCTTCGCCACCCGCGGCCTGCAGAAGGCGGGCGGCACCCTGCTGGCCGCCGCCCCCGGCACCGAGCCCGAGTGGCTCGACGCGCTGGCCTCCCGGACGGGCCTGGAGACCGGCGGCGCCGAAGCCGCCGAGGCGCTGCGGCAGCCCGGCGCGGTCATCCTCGTAGGGGAGCGCCTCGCCGGAGTGCCGGGCGCGCTGACCGCCGCCGTACGGGCCGCCGGGGTCACCGGAGCCACCCTGGTGTGGATCCCGCGCCGGGCCGGTGAGCGGGCCGCCATCGAGGCGGGCGCGCTGCCGTCCCTGCTGCCGGGCGGCCGCCCCGCCACCGACCCGCGGGCCCGCGACGAGGTCGCCACCGCCTGGGGCCTGGACGAACTCCCGCACCGCTACGGCCGCGACACCGGCCAGATCGTCGAGGCCGCGGCGACCCGGGAGCTCTCGGCCCTGCTGATCGCGGGCGTCGAGGTCGCCGACCTGCCGGACCCGGCCCGCGCGCGGACCGCCCTCCAGGAGGCCTTCGTGGTCTCCCTGGAACTGCGGCCCGGCGAGGTCACCGACCACGCGGACGTGGTCCTCCCGGTCGCCGCGGTCGCCGAGAAGTCCGGCGCCTTCATCAACTGGGAGGGCCGGGTCAGGCCGTTCGAGGCCGCGCTCAAGCCCGACCAGATGACCCGCCGGCTCGCCCCGGCCGACGCCCGCGTGCTCCACATGCTGGCCGACGCCGCCGACCGGCCGATCGCCCTGCCCGACGTGCACGCCGTACGCCGGGAGATCGACCGGCTCGGTCCGTGGGCCGGGGAGCGGGCCGCCGCGCAGAGCGCGGACACGGTGGCACTGCCCCGTCCGGGCACCGGCGAGGCGGTCCTCGCGGGCCACCGGCTCCTCCTGGACCTCGGCCGGCTGCAGGAGGGCGACGACGCCCTGGCCGGCACCCGGCACGAGGCGAGCGCCCGGCTGTCGGCCGCCACGGCAGCCGAGACCGGCGTCAAGGACGGCGACGTCCTCGCGGTCACCGGCCCGGCCGGCTCCGTGGAACTCCCGCTCCGGATCACCGAGATGCCCGACCGCGTGGTCTGGCTCCCGCTGAACTCCACCGGCTCCGGCGTCCTCGCCGACGCCGGCGCCCGCCCGGGCACCCTCGTACGCATCGGCCCGGCGACCCCGGCCGGCGCAGGCGACACCACTGCGGAGGTGGGCGCGTGA
- the nuoI gene encoding NADH-quinone oxidoreductase subunit NuoI: MSDEKWQNPVAGFGVTFKAMFKKRLTEQYPEQQKTTAPRFHGRHQLNRHPDGLEKCIGCELCAWACPADAIYVEGADNTEEERYSPGERYGRVYQINYARCILCGLCVEACPTRALTMTNEFELADSSRESLIYTKEQLLAGLTEGMVEAPHSIFPGTDDTDYYRGLVTGAAPGTVRQVAVSKGEVAPENGQSEEVDA, encoded by the coding sequence ATGTCCGACGAGAAGTGGCAGAACCCGGTGGCGGGCTTCGGCGTGACCTTCAAGGCCATGTTCAAGAAGCGCCTCACCGAGCAGTACCCGGAGCAGCAGAAGACGACCGCACCGCGCTTCCACGGACGGCATCAGCTCAACCGGCACCCCGACGGTCTGGAGAAGTGCATCGGGTGCGAGCTGTGCGCCTGGGCCTGTCCCGCCGACGCGATCTACGTGGAGGGCGCGGACAACACCGAGGAGGAGCGCTACTCCCCGGGTGAGCGGTACGGCCGGGTCTACCAGATCAACTACGCCCGCTGCATCCTGTGCGGGCTGTGCGTGGAGGCGTGCCCGACGCGCGCGCTGACCATGACGAACGAGTTCGAACTGGCCGACTCCAGCCGCGAATCGCTCATCTACACCAAGGAGCAGCTGCTGGCCGGCCTGACCGAGGGCATGGTCGAGGCACCGCACTCGATCTTCCCCGGCACGGACGACACGGACTACTACCGGGGTCTGGTGACCGGGGCCGCCCCGGGCACCGTCCGGCAGGTCGCGGTCTCCAAGGGCGAAGTCGCTCCGGAGAACGGGCAGTCCGAGGAGGTGGACGCATGA
- the nuoE gene encoding NADH-quinone oxidoreductase subunit NuoE, which translates to MTASPSNQGVSLGMPQLPAPDFPAEVRERLEADAREVIARYPDSRSALLPLLHLTQSEEGHVSRTGIRFCAEVLGLTTAEVTAVATFYTMYRRGPSGDYQVGVCTNTLCAVMGGDAIFEELKEHLGVGNNGTTPDGKITLEHIECNAACDYAPVVMVNWEFFDNQTPQSAKAMVDDLLAGREVSPTRGAPLCTYKETARILAGFPDEREGAVEATGGAGPASLIGLRIARGESAHTPIVHPRGEATTEGGE; encoded by the coding sequence ATGACCGCCAGTCCTTCGAACCAAGGGGTCTCGCTGGGCATGCCCCAGCTGCCGGCCCCCGACTTTCCGGCGGAGGTACGCGAGCGCCTCGAAGCCGACGCCAGGGAAGTCATCGCCCGCTACCCCGACAGCCGCTCCGCCCTGCTGCCGCTGCTGCACCTGACCCAGTCCGAGGAGGGCCACGTCTCGCGCACCGGCATCCGCTTCTGCGCCGAGGTACTGGGCCTGACCACCGCCGAGGTCACGGCCGTGGCGACCTTCTACACGATGTACCGGCGGGGGCCCTCCGGTGACTACCAGGTCGGCGTCTGTACGAACACCCTGTGCGCGGTGATGGGCGGCGACGCCATCTTCGAGGAGCTCAAGGAGCACCTCGGGGTCGGCAACAACGGGACCACCCCCGACGGCAAGATCACCCTCGAACACATCGAGTGCAACGCGGCCTGCGACTACGCCCCCGTGGTGATGGTCAACTGGGAGTTCTTCGACAACCAGACCCCCCAGTCCGCCAAGGCCATGGTCGACGACCTGCTGGCCGGCCGCGAGGTCTCGCCGACCCGGGGCGCGCCGCTGTGCACGTACAAGGAGACCGCCCGGATCCTGGCCGGCTTCCCGGACGAGCGCGAGGGCGCGGTCGAGGCGACCGGCGGCGCCGGCCCCGCCTCCCTGATCGGGCTGCGCATCGCGCGCGGCGAGTCCGCGCACACCCCGATCGTCCACCCGCGCGGCGAGGCCACCACCGAGGGAGGGGAGTGA
- the nuoF gene encoding NADH-quinone oxidoreductase subunit NuoF — protein MSVSSELSNGGNGSTSHPAAGGGTSPEKLLAPVLSAFWDEPRSWTLETYRRHEGYEGLRKALAMTPDDLIAYVKDSGLRGRGGAGFPTGMKWQFIPQGDGKPHYLVVNADESEPGTCKDIPLLFANPHSLIEGMIIACYAIRSEHAFIYLRGETVPVLRRLHEAVREAYAAGYLGKDIDGTGRNLDITVHAGAGAYICGEETALLDSLEGRRGQPRLRPPFPAVEGLYACPTVVNNVESIASVPAILNKGKDWFKSMGTEKSPGFTLYSLSGHVAGPGQYEAPLGITLRQLLDMSGGMRPGHRLKFWTPGGSSTPMFTDEHLDVPLDYEGVGAAGSMLGTKALQCFDETTCVVRAVTRWTEFYAHESCGKCTPCREGTYWLVQLLRDIEAGQGVMSDLDKLNDIADNINGKSFCALGDGAASPIFSSLKYFREEYEQHITGKGCPFDPRKSTLWADTEVNA, from the coding sequence ATGTCGGTGTCTTCCGAACTGAGCAACGGGGGCAATGGGAGCACCTCCCATCCGGCGGCCGGCGGCGGTACCAGCCCGGAGAAGCTCCTCGCCCCCGTGCTGTCCGCCTTCTGGGACGAGCCGCGGTCGTGGACGCTGGAGACCTACCGGCGCCACGAGGGGTACGAGGGCCTGCGCAAGGCGCTCGCGATGACCCCGGACGACCTCATCGCCTACGTGAAGGACTCGGGCCTGCGCGGACGCGGCGGCGCGGGCTTCCCCACCGGAATGAAGTGGCAGTTCATCCCGCAGGGCGACGGAAAGCCGCACTACCTCGTCGTGAACGCGGACGAGTCGGAGCCGGGCACCTGCAAGGACATCCCCCTCCTCTTCGCCAACCCGCACTCCCTCATCGAGGGAATGATCATCGCCTGCTACGCGATCCGCTCGGAGCACGCCTTCATCTACCTGCGCGGGGAGACGGTGCCCGTACTGCGGCGCCTGCACGAAGCCGTGCGCGAGGCGTACGCGGCCGGATACCTCGGCAAGGACATCGACGGCACCGGGCGCAACCTCGACATCACGGTGCACGCGGGCGCGGGCGCGTACATCTGCGGCGAGGAGACGGCGCTGCTCGACTCCCTCGAAGGCCGGCGCGGCCAGCCCCGGCTGCGTCCCCCCTTCCCCGCGGTCGAGGGGCTCTACGCGTGCCCCACTGTCGTCAACAACGTGGAGTCGATCGCCTCGGTTCCCGCGATCCTGAACAAGGGCAAGGACTGGTTCAAGTCGATGGGGACCGAGAAGTCCCCCGGCTTCACGCTGTACTCGCTCTCCGGGCACGTGGCCGGCCCCGGCCAGTACGAGGCCCCGCTCGGCATCACCCTGCGCCAGCTCCTCGACATGAGCGGCGGCATGCGCCCCGGGCACCGGCTGAAGTTCTGGACCCCGGGCGGCTCCTCCACCCCGATGTTCACCGACGAGCACCTCGACGTCCCGCTCGACTACGAGGGCGTGGGCGCCGCCGGCTCGATGCTCGGCACCAAGGCCCTGCAGTGCTTCGACGAGACGACGTGCGTGGTGCGGGCCGTGACCCGGTGGACCGAGTTCTACGCCCACGAGTCCTGCGGCAAGTGCACCCCGTGCCGCGAAGGCACCTACTGGCTGGTCCAGCTGCTCCGCGACATCGAGGCCGGCCAGGGCGTCATGTCCGACCTCGACAAGCTGAACGACATCGCCGACAACATCAACGGCAAGTCCTTCTGCGCGCTCGGCGACGGCGCGGCCAGCCCGATCTTCTCCTCGCTCAAGTACTTCCGCGAGGAGTACGAGCAGCACATCACGGGCAAGGGCTGCCCCTTCGACCCCAGGAAGTCGACCCTCTGGGCCGACACGGAGGTGAACGCATGA
- a CDS encoding C40 family peptidase, with protein sequence MSHTAHIPSHRKPRRSASKLAVRAGVAGGVLSTLAMAGTASASPSAEPVAETTLEMPVLNLDLGADVSSAVTVAAENTRLAAVEGELTAQEESARTGAAAEAKQAKEEAQKKADAEKAEKTAKEEAVRKAEAERSSRSSDRTTLKSTAAPQGTGTVSAPATGSAAAIVNFARAQVGKAYVMGGTGPSSFDCSGLVQAAYRQAGVTLPRMSQAQSSFGTSVSLDALQPGDILYWGSKGSAYHVAIYVGGGKFVGAQNPSTGIVERNLSYDKPTGAVRVL encoded by the coding sequence ATGTCCCACACCGCTCACATACCCAGCCACCGGAAGCCCCGCCGCAGCGCCTCGAAGCTCGCGGTCCGCGCCGGAGTTGCCGGTGGCGTCCTCAGCACCCTGGCCATGGCCGGCACCGCGAGCGCGTCCCCGTCCGCCGAGCCCGTGGCCGAGACGACGCTCGAAATGCCGGTCCTCAACCTGGACCTGGGCGCCGACGTCTCCTCCGCCGTCACCGTGGCCGCCGAGAACACCCGTCTCGCGGCCGTCGAGGGCGAACTGACCGCCCAGGAGGAGAGCGCCCGTACCGGCGCCGCCGCCGAGGCGAAGCAGGCCAAGGAAGAGGCCCAGAAGAAGGCCGACGCCGAGAAGGCCGAGAAGACGGCGAAGGAAGAAGCCGTCCGCAAGGCCGAGGCCGAGCGCTCCAGCCGCAGCTCCGACCGCACCACGCTGAAGAGCACCGCCGCCCCGCAGGGCACCGGCACCGTCTCCGCCCCGGCCACCGGCTCCGCCGCGGCCATCGTCAACTTCGCCCGCGCGCAGGTCGGCAAGGCGTACGTGATGGGCGGCACCGGCCCCTCCTCGTTCGACTGCTCCGGTCTCGTCCAGGCCGCCTACCGCCAGGCCGGCGTCACCCTGCCGCGCATGTCCCAGGCGCAGTCCTCGTTCGGCACCTCGGTGTCGCTGGACGCCCTGCAGCCGGGCGACATCCTGTACTGGGGCTCCAAGGGCAGCGCGTACCACGTCGCCATCTACGTCGGCGGCGGCAAGTTCGTCGGCGCGCAGAACCCCAGCACCGGCATCGTCGAGCGCAACCTCAGCTACGACAAGCCGACTGGCGCCGTCCGCGTCCTCTGA